One Coffea arabica cultivar ET-39 chromosome 5e, Coffea Arabica ET-39 HiFi, whole genome shotgun sequence DNA segment encodes these proteins:
- the LOC113722740 gene encoding uncharacterized protein has protein sequence MGKALCLVINRSGKDVNFTEWRLGYEEKLKQWVRKAVDEKTIKSGDHYAFSASEFVKHWEHIQKVVRKYPEWTVSLESEDVKGIPLPVSELKDNRAFVFEMGENNELVKLTVSREEAKRRGIKKGFFGSVEKMASQLISLVNERKTVSSCVHRDENM, from the exons ATGGGCAAGGCTCTTTGTCTTGTTATCAACCGTTCTGGTAAGGATGTCAATTTCACAGAGTGGAGGCTGGGGTATGAGGAGAAATTGAAGCAATGGGTACGGAAGGCCGTCGACGAAAAAACAATTAAGTCAGGGGACCATTACGCCTTCAGTGCGTCAGAATTTGTCAAGCATTGGGAGCATATACAGAAGGTGGTGCGAAAGTACCCGGAGTGGACGGTTTCCCTTGAAAGTGAAGATGTGAAAGGGATCCCGCTACCAGTCTCTGAACTCAAGGACAACAGAGCCTTCGTCTTCGAAATGGGAGAAAACAATGAGTTGGTGAAATTAACTGTATCCAGAGAAGAAGCGAAGCGCAGAGGAATCAAGAAAGGATTCTTTGGGAGTGTTGAGAAGATGGCAAGCCAATTAATCTCACTTGTG AATGAGCGGAAGACTGTTTCTAGCTGTGTGCACCGGGATGAAAACATGTGA